The proteins below are encoded in one region of Anguilla anguilla isolate fAngAng1 chromosome 3, fAngAng1.pri, whole genome shotgun sequence:
- the LOC118223437 gene encoding misshapen-like kinase 1 isoform X4, translating into MSESAPTRSLDDIDLAALRDPAGIFELVEVVGNGTYGQVYKGRHVKTGQLAAIKVMDVTEEEEEEIKAEINMLKKYSHHRNIATYYGAFVKKSPPGNDDQLWLVMEFCGAGSVTDLVKNTKGSSLKEDWIAYICREILRGLAHLHVHKVIHRDIKGQNVLLTENAEVKLVDFGVSAQLDRTVGRRNTFIGTPYWMAPEVIACDENPDSTYDYRSDIWSLGITAIEMAEGAPPLCDMHPMRALFLIPRNPPPKLKSKKWSKKFIDFIESCLIKTYPNRPSTEQLLKHPFIRDQPTERQVRIQLKDHIDRTRKKRGDKEEMEYEYSGSDDEEENRADDGEPSSILNVPGESTLRRDFLRLQQENKERSEALKRQQAQLVAQRRDPEEHKRQLLHDRQKRIEEQKEQRRRLEEQQKKEREMVRQQEKGPPRRLDELRREEDRRMAERDQEYKRKQLEEQRQSERLQRQLQQEHAYLVSLQQQQQQQHQQQQQQQQDKKLYHYSKNSEPNNKPAWAREVEERSKLNRQGSPKISAAVSDTAIQSRADSVSQSGIAQAALTPPMQRPVEPQGGQGKQFQMAHLVPLKPYAAPVPRSQSLCDQPTKTMSAFPTQDPSPTPAPRSIPSRQIMRRNSDPPFESFAPQPRPIARDERGPWVRMQIPEQPPKVPQRTTSIAVALNSNVAPGVKHPARASNPDLSHNDRWERGDGVGVASNQPQTSSLERHHILASSKTESSPILPQDGRPKPAEPRSSSRPGRPASYKRAIGEDHRSHVKERQDEPPRPPAKAMDYSSSSESGESSEESEGGEGLEEEEEESPSDRVRDADSDSVNTMVVHDEEGEAVLPVQAGGYGDQTMLVQRTPENRGHNGYTNLPDVVQPSHSPTESASQDNAFDYQLRGLIKTPGKSSFTTFVDLGMYQPHGVPEESISAAGFGARFEQMRTEGRKGSVVNVNPANTRPHSDNPEIRKYKKRFNSEILCAALWGVNLLVGTENGLKLLDRSGQGKVYPLINSRRFQQMDVLEGLNLLITISGKKNKVRVYYLSWLRNKILHNDPEVEKKQGWTTVGEMEGCVHYKVVKYERIKFLVIALKNSVEVYAWAPKPYHKFMAFKSFADLPHKPQLVDLTVEEGQRLKVIYGSSAGFHAIDVDSGNNYDIYIPVHIQSQVTPHAIVFLPSSDGMEMLVCYEDEGVYVNTYGRIIKDVVLQWGEMPTSVAYICSNQIMGWGEKAIEIRAVETGHLDGVFMHKRAQRLKFLCERNDKVFFASVRSGGSSQVYFMTLNRNCIMNW; encoded by the exons GATCCAGCAGGGATCTTTGAGCTGGTGGAGGTTGTGGGAAATGGAACCTACGGTCAGGTGTACAAG GGTCGCCATGTGAAGACCGGTCAGCTCGCCGCCATCAAGGTGATGGACGtcactgaggaggaggaggaggagatcaaGGCCGAGATCAACATGCTGAAGAAGTACAGCCACCACCGCAACATCGCCACCTACTACGGGGCCTTCGTCAAGAAGAGCCCCCCCGGAAACGACGACCAGCTCTGG CTGGTGATGGAGTTCTGTGGGGCTGGCTCTGTCACCGATCTGGTGAAGAACACCAAGGGGAGCTCTTTGAAGGAGGACTGGATCGCCTATATCTGCAGAGAGATCCTGAGA GGACTGGCTCACCTTCACGTCCACAAGGTCATCCACAGAGACATCAAAGGCCAGAACGTTCTGCTGACGGAAAACGCGGAGGTCAAACTGG TGGATTTTGGAGTGAGCGCCCAGCTGGACAGGACAGTGGGGCGGAGGAACACTTTCATCGGCACACCTTATTGGATGGCTCCCGAGGTCATAGCCTGTGACGAAAACCCAGACTCTACCTATGACTACAGG AGTGACATCTGGTCTCTGGGGATCACAGCCATAGAGATGGCAGAGGGAGCCCCAC cactgTGTGACATGCACCCAATGAGAGCTCTCTTCCTCATCCCCCGAAACCCCCCTCCCAAACTTAAGTCCAAGAAATG GTCAAAGAAGTTCATCGACTTCATAGAGAGTTGCCTGATTAAGACCTACCCCAACCGGCCCTCCACAGAGCAGCTGCTGAAGCACCCCTTCATCCGGGACCAGCCCACCGAGAGGCAGGTCCGCATCCAGCTCAAGGACCACATCGACCGCACCCGCAAGAAGAGAGGGGACAAGG AGGAGATGGAGTATGAGTACAGCGGCagtgatgatgaggaggagaaCCGCGCGGATGACGGAGAGcccag CTCCATCCTGAACGTGCCGGGCGAGTCGACGCTGAGGCGGGACTTCCTGCGCCTGCAGCAGGAGAACAAGGAGCGGTCGGAGGCGCTGAAGAGGCAGCAGGCGCAGCTGGTCGCTCAGCGCCGCGACCCCGAGGAGCACAAGAGGCAGCTGCTCCACGACCGGCAGAAGCGCATCGAGGAGCAGAAGGAGCAGCGGCGCCGGCTGGAGGAG caaCAGAAGAAGGAGCGCGAGATGGTGCGACAGCAGGAGAAAGGCCCCCCCCGCAGGCTGGAcgagctgaggagagaggaggacaggaggatggccGAAAGGGACCAG GAGTACAAGCGcaagcagctggaggagcagcggcAGTCGGAGAGGCTGCAgaggcagctgcagcaggagcacgCCTACCTGGtctccctgcagcagcagcagcagcagcagcaccagcagcaacagcagcagcagcaggacaaGAAGCTGTACCACTACAGCAAGAACTCTGAGCCCAACAACAAGCCCGCCTGGGCCCGAGAG GTAGAGGAGCGCAGTAAGCTGAACAGGCAGGGCTCCCCCAAGATCTCCGCCGCCGTCTCTGACACTGCCATTCAGTCTCGAGCTGACTCCGTCAGCCAATCGGGCATAGCGCAGGCTGCCCTGACCCCGCCCATGCAGAGGCCCGTTGAACCCCAGGGTGGCCAAGGCAAG CAGTTTCAGATGGCCCACCTGGTCCCCCTGAAGCCGTACGCTGCCCCGGTCCCTCGCTCACAGTCCCTCTGTGACCAGCCCACTAAGACCATGTCTGCCTTCCCCACCCAGgatccctcccccacccccgctccccgctccatCCCCTCTAGGCAAATCATGCGCCGCAACTCGGACCCCCCCTTCGAGAGCTTTGCCCCCCAGCCGCGTCCGATCGCCAGGGACGAGCGCGGGCCCTGGGTCCGCATGCAGATCCCCGAGCAGCCCCCCAAG GTGCCCCAGAGAACAACCTCCATCGCTGTAGCCCTGAACAGCAACGTGGCGCCGGGCGTCAAACACCCGGCTCGGGCCAG TAACCCAGACTTAAGCCATAATGACCGCTGGGAGAGAGGtgatggggtgggtgtggcatccaaccagccccaaaccagctcCCTGGAGAGACATCACATCCTGG CATCTTCAAAGACGGAGTCGTCCCCCATTCTGCCCCAGGACGGGCGCCCCAAGCCAGCGGAGCCCCGCAGCTCTTCTCGGCCGGGTCGTCCCGCG AGTTATAAGAGAGCTATAGGAGAG GACCACAGGTCCCACGTGAAGGAGCGTCAGGACGAGCCCCCGAGACCGCCCGCCAAGGCCATGGactactcctcctcctcggagAGCGGCGAGAGCAGCGAGGAGAGCGAGGGCGGAgaggggctggaggaggaggaggaggagagccccTCTGACCG TGTCCGTGATGCGGACTCTGACTCGGTGAACACCATGGTGGTCCACGATGAAGAGGGCGAGGCTGTGTTGCCGGTGCAGGCCGGAGGCTACGGGGATCAGACCATGCTGGTCCAGAGG ACCCCAGAGAATCGCGGTCACAACGGCTACACGAACCTGCCGGACGTGGTGCAGCCGTCTCACTCCCCCACCGAGTCTGCGTCTCAGGACAACGCCTTCGAT TATCAGTTGCGGGGATTGATCAAGACTCCGGGCAAATCTTCCTTCACCACCTTCGTGGACCTGGGAATGTACCAGCCACACGGGGTTCCAGAGGAGTCCATCTCGGCGGCAG GTTTTGGCGCCAGGTTCGAGCAAATGAGGACGGAAGGGCGCAAGGGCTCTGTGGTGAACGTGAACCCGGCCAACACCCGGCCCCACAGCGACAACCCCGAGATCCGCAAGTACAAGAAGAGGTTCAACTCAGAGATCCTGTGCGCTGCACTGTGGG gGGTGAACCTGCTGGTTGGCACGGAGAATGGGCTGAAGCTGCTGGACCGCAGCGGGCAGGGGAAGGTCTACCCCCTCATCAACTCCCGCCGGTTCCAGCAGATGGACGTCCTGGAGGGGCTCAACCTGCTCATCACCATATCAG GTAAGAAGAACAAGGTGCGGGTGTACTACCTGTCCTGGCTGAGGAACAAGATCCTGCACAACGACCCTGAGGTGGAGAAGAAGCAGGGCTGGACTACAGTGGGAGAGATGGAAGGGTGTGTCCACTACAAAGTGG TGAAATACGAGAGAATCAAGTTCTTGGTGATCGCCCTGAAGAATTCGGTGGAGGTGTACGCCTGGGCTCCCAAGCCTTATCACAAGTTCATGGCTTTCAAG TCCTTTGCTGACCTGCCCCACAAGCCCCAGCTGGTTGACCTAACGGTAGAggaaggtcaaaggttaaaggtcatcTATGGGTCCAGTGCAGGGTTTCACGCTATCGATGTTGACTCTGGAAACAACTATGACATCTACATCCCTGTGCAT ATCCAGAGCCAGGTGACGCCCCACGCCATCGTGTTCCTGCCCAGCTCTGACGGCATGGAGATGCTGGTCTGCTACGAGGACGAGGGCGTCTACGTCAACACCTACGGCCGCATCATCAAGGACGTGGTGCTGCAGTGGGGCGAGATGCCCACCTCCGTCG CCTACATCTGCTCCAACCAGATCATGGGCTGGGGGGAGAAGGCCATCGAGATCCGCGCCGTGGAGACCGGCCACCTGGACGGAGTCTTCATGCACAAGAGAGCCCAGAGACTCAAGTTCCTGTGTGAGAGAAACGACAAG GTGTTCTTTGCTTCTGTGCGTTCTGGAGGCAGCAGTCAGGTCTACTTCATGACTTTGAACAGGAACTGCATCATGAACTGGTGA
- the LOC118223437 gene encoding misshapen-like kinase 1 isoform X1, producing the protein MSESAPTRSLDDIDLAALRDPAGIFELVEVVGNGTYGQVYKGRHVKTGQLAAIKVMDVTEEEEEEIKAEINMLKKYSHHRNIATYYGAFVKKSPPGNDDQLWLVMEFCGAGSVTDLVKNTKGSSLKEDWIAYICREILRGLAHLHVHKVIHRDIKGQNVLLTENAEVKLVDFGVSAQLDRTVGRRNTFIGTPYWMAPEVIACDENPDSTYDYRSDIWSLGITAIEMAEGAPPLCDMHPMRALFLIPRNPPPKLKSKKWSKKFIDFIESCLIKTYPNRPSTEQLLKHPFIRDQPTERQVRIQLKDHIDRTRKKRGDKEEMEYEYSGSDDEEENRADDGEPSSILNVPGESTLRRDFLRLQQENKERSEALKRQQAQLVAQRRDPEEHKRQLLHDRQKRIEEQKEQRRRLEEQQKKEREMVRQQEKGPPRRLDELRREEDRRMAERDQEFIRLKLEEEQRQLEVLQQQLLQEQALLMEYKRKQLEEQRQSERLQRQLQQEHAYLVSLQQQQQQQHQQQQQQQQDKKLYHYSKNSEPNNKPAWAREVEERSKLNRQGSPKISAAVSDTAIQSRADSVSQSGIAQAALTPPMQRPVEPQGGQGKQFQMAHLVPLKPYAAPVPRSQSLCDQPTKTMSAFPTQDPSPTPAPRSIPSRQIMRRNSDPPFESFAPQPRPIARDERGPWVRMQIPEQPPKVPQRTTSIAVALNSNVAPGVKHPARASNPDLSHNDRWERGDGVGVASNQPQTSSLERHHILASSKTESSPILPQDGRPKPAEPRSSSRPGRPASYKRAIGEDHRSHVKERQDEPPRPPAKAMDYSSSSESGESSEESEGGEGLEEEEEESPSDRVRDADSDSVNTMVVHDEEGEAVLPVQAGGYGDQTMLVQRTPENRGHNGYTNLPDVVQPSHSPTESASQDNAFDYQLRGLIKTPGKSSFTTFVDLGMYQPHGVPEESISAAGFGARFEQMRTEGRKGSVVNVNPANTRPHSDNPEIRKYKKRFNSEILCAALWGVNLLVGTENGLKLLDRSGQGKVYPLINSRRFQQMDVLEGLNLLITISGKKNKVRVYYLSWLRNKILHNDPEVEKKQGWTTVGEMEGCVHYKVVKYERIKFLVIALKNSVEVYAWAPKPYHKFMAFKSFADLPHKPQLVDLTVEEGQRLKVIYGSSAGFHAIDVDSGNNYDIYIPVHIQSQVTPHAIVFLPSSDGMEMLVCYEDEGVYVNTYGRIIKDVVLQWGEMPTSVAYICSNQIMGWGEKAIEIRAVETGHLDGVFMHKRAQRLKFLCERNDKVFFASVRSGGSSQVYFMTLNRNCIMNW; encoded by the exons GATCCAGCAGGGATCTTTGAGCTGGTGGAGGTTGTGGGAAATGGAACCTACGGTCAGGTGTACAAG GGTCGCCATGTGAAGACCGGTCAGCTCGCCGCCATCAAGGTGATGGACGtcactgaggaggaggaggaggagatcaaGGCCGAGATCAACATGCTGAAGAAGTACAGCCACCACCGCAACATCGCCACCTACTACGGGGCCTTCGTCAAGAAGAGCCCCCCCGGAAACGACGACCAGCTCTGG CTGGTGATGGAGTTCTGTGGGGCTGGCTCTGTCACCGATCTGGTGAAGAACACCAAGGGGAGCTCTTTGAAGGAGGACTGGATCGCCTATATCTGCAGAGAGATCCTGAGA GGACTGGCTCACCTTCACGTCCACAAGGTCATCCACAGAGACATCAAAGGCCAGAACGTTCTGCTGACGGAAAACGCGGAGGTCAAACTGG TGGATTTTGGAGTGAGCGCCCAGCTGGACAGGACAGTGGGGCGGAGGAACACTTTCATCGGCACACCTTATTGGATGGCTCCCGAGGTCATAGCCTGTGACGAAAACCCAGACTCTACCTATGACTACAGG AGTGACATCTGGTCTCTGGGGATCACAGCCATAGAGATGGCAGAGGGAGCCCCAC cactgTGTGACATGCACCCAATGAGAGCTCTCTTCCTCATCCCCCGAAACCCCCCTCCCAAACTTAAGTCCAAGAAATG GTCAAAGAAGTTCATCGACTTCATAGAGAGTTGCCTGATTAAGACCTACCCCAACCGGCCCTCCACAGAGCAGCTGCTGAAGCACCCCTTCATCCGGGACCAGCCCACCGAGAGGCAGGTCCGCATCCAGCTCAAGGACCACATCGACCGCACCCGCAAGAAGAGAGGGGACAAGG AGGAGATGGAGTATGAGTACAGCGGCagtgatgatgaggaggagaaCCGCGCGGATGACGGAGAGcccag CTCCATCCTGAACGTGCCGGGCGAGTCGACGCTGAGGCGGGACTTCCTGCGCCTGCAGCAGGAGAACAAGGAGCGGTCGGAGGCGCTGAAGAGGCAGCAGGCGCAGCTGGTCGCTCAGCGCCGCGACCCCGAGGAGCACAAGAGGCAGCTGCTCCACGACCGGCAGAAGCGCATCGAGGAGCAGAAGGAGCAGCGGCGCCGGCTGGAGGAG caaCAGAAGAAGGAGCGCGAGATGGTGCGACAGCAGGAGAAAGGCCCCCCCCGCAGGCTGGAcgagctgaggagagaggaggacaggaggatggccGAAAGGGACCAG GAGTTCATAAGACTTAAGTTAGAGGAGGAACAGCGACAGTTAGAAGTTCTCCAGCAGCAGCTACTTCAGGAACAGGCCCTGCTCATG GAGTACAAGCGcaagcagctggaggagcagcggcAGTCGGAGAGGCTGCAgaggcagctgcagcaggagcacgCCTACCTGGtctccctgcagcagcagcagcagcagcagcaccagcagcaacagcagcagcagcaggacaaGAAGCTGTACCACTACAGCAAGAACTCTGAGCCCAACAACAAGCCCGCCTGGGCCCGAGAG GTAGAGGAGCGCAGTAAGCTGAACAGGCAGGGCTCCCCCAAGATCTCCGCCGCCGTCTCTGACACTGCCATTCAGTCTCGAGCTGACTCCGTCAGCCAATCGGGCATAGCGCAGGCTGCCCTGACCCCGCCCATGCAGAGGCCCGTTGAACCCCAGGGTGGCCAAGGCAAG CAGTTTCAGATGGCCCACCTGGTCCCCCTGAAGCCGTACGCTGCCCCGGTCCCTCGCTCACAGTCCCTCTGTGACCAGCCCACTAAGACCATGTCTGCCTTCCCCACCCAGgatccctcccccacccccgctccccgctccatCCCCTCTAGGCAAATCATGCGCCGCAACTCGGACCCCCCCTTCGAGAGCTTTGCCCCCCAGCCGCGTCCGATCGCCAGGGACGAGCGCGGGCCCTGGGTCCGCATGCAGATCCCCGAGCAGCCCCCCAAG GTGCCCCAGAGAACAACCTCCATCGCTGTAGCCCTGAACAGCAACGTGGCGCCGGGCGTCAAACACCCGGCTCGGGCCAG TAACCCAGACTTAAGCCATAATGACCGCTGGGAGAGAGGtgatggggtgggtgtggcatccaaccagccccaaaccagctcCCTGGAGAGACATCACATCCTGG CATCTTCAAAGACGGAGTCGTCCCCCATTCTGCCCCAGGACGGGCGCCCCAAGCCAGCGGAGCCCCGCAGCTCTTCTCGGCCGGGTCGTCCCGCG AGTTATAAGAGAGCTATAGGAGAG GACCACAGGTCCCACGTGAAGGAGCGTCAGGACGAGCCCCCGAGACCGCCCGCCAAGGCCATGGactactcctcctcctcggagAGCGGCGAGAGCAGCGAGGAGAGCGAGGGCGGAgaggggctggaggaggaggaggaggagagccccTCTGACCG TGTCCGTGATGCGGACTCTGACTCGGTGAACACCATGGTGGTCCACGATGAAGAGGGCGAGGCTGTGTTGCCGGTGCAGGCCGGAGGCTACGGGGATCAGACCATGCTGGTCCAGAGG ACCCCAGAGAATCGCGGTCACAACGGCTACACGAACCTGCCGGACGTGGTGCAGCCGTCTCACTCCCCCACCGAGTCTGCGTCTCAGGACAACGCCTTCGAT TATCAGTTGCGGGGATTGATCAAGACTCCGGGCAAATCTTCCTTCACCACCTTCGTGGACCTGGGAATGTACCAGCCACACGGGGTTCCAGAGGAGTCCATCTCGGCGGCAG GTTTTGGCGCCAGGTTCGAGCAAATGAGGACGGAAGGGCGCAAGGGCTCTGTGGTGAACGTGAACCCGGCCAACACCCGGCCCCACAGCGACAACCCCGAGATCCGCAAGTACAAGAAGAGGTTCAACTCAGAGATCCTGTGCGCTGCACTGTGGG gGGTGAACCTGCTGGTTGGCACGGAGAATGGGCTGAAGCTGCTGGACCGCAGCGGGCAGGGGAAGGTCTACCCCCTCATCAACTCCCGCCGGTTCCAGCAGATGGACGTCCTGGAGGGGCTCAACCTGCTCATCACCATATCAG GTAAGAAGAACAAGGTGCGGGTGTACTACCTGTCCTGGCTGAGGAACAAGATCCTGCACAACGACCCTGAGGTGGAGAAGAAGCAGGGCTGGACTACAGTGGGAGAGATGGAAGGGTGTGTCCACTACAAAGTGG TGAAATACGAGAGAATCAAGTTCTTGGTGATCGCCCTGAAGAATTCGGTGGAGGTGTACGCCTGGGCTCCCAAGCCTTATCACAAGTTCATGGCTTTCAAG TCCTTTGCTGACCTGCCCCACAAGCCCCAGCTGGTTGACCTAACGGTAGAggaaggtcaaaggttaaaggtcatcTATGGGTCCAGTGCAGGGTTTCACGCTATCGATGTTGACTCTGGAAACAACTATGACATCTACATCCCTGTGCAT ATCCAGAGCCAGGTGACGCCCCACGCCATCGTGTTCCTGCCCAGCTCTGACGGCATGGAGATGCTGGTCTGCTACGAGGACGAGGGCGTCTACGTCAACACCTACGGCCGCATCATCAAGGACGTGGTGCTGCAGTGGGGCGAGATGCCCACCTCCGTCG CCTACATCTGCTCCAACCAGATCATGGGCTGGGGGGAGAAGGCCATCGAGATCCGCGCCGTGGAGACCGGCCACCTGGACGGAGTCTTCATGCACAAGAGAGCCCAGAGACTCAAGTTCCTGTGTGAGAGAAACGACAAG GTGTTCTTTGCTTCTGTGCGTTCTGGAGGCAGCAGTCAGGTCTACTTCATGACTTTGAACAGGAACTGCATCATGAACTGGTGA